A genomic window from Chlorobium phaeobacteroides DSM 266 includes:
- a CDS encoding GTP pyrophosphokinase, whose translation MKSKVSFEDACLHLKSIAGPTKMQLLALEDNCLNNNAVSKIYLTKYRIKKQESVYLKTKRKNKSLDEINDYGGLRLLCLFEDDIFDVHNDFVRMLHAKHYELKCCSAYNWNVKSIDKLRGEIDRYFDKNKYVFEKIKKTSGYKSVHYVVKQSGLDAEWIEVQLRTLVQDVWGELEHSISYKKGGIHPHIKKSFSLLSKELINIESLLSYLKEVNQKEIAGEEYYNKLVTPKYVFKYESQILPPCFEINVNLKVCYKQYWEIIESFETTSISHNWINQARAKLTEFNRNLTIDQLDENPELEYWIKMENAFLLFCDLKHEDSLKEYEKLLTKFGNRYCVHFRAGELYFILGHIEKALSSFDKAEDLIVVTEEIDHVNHYRIKTRLAYYYWSLGEEYIDISITEIKEAEEIFSKNKQLFDEAQYEQLVNNICWYKLEKYIIAVKKAESEETEENIRNADLAFEDVSSSYVVIDTLLKTNYISSHLLDTAAWYCYWVYKKTNDRAYLSKARDYALSINEKVKLTSYPFKSMKTHMNHIQAIMSAK comes from the coding sequence ATGAAATCTAAAGTTAGTTTTGAGGATGCTTGTTTGCACTTAAAATCTATTGCAGGTCCTACAAAAATGCAGTTACTCGCTTTAGAGGATAATTGTCTGAATAATAACGCTGTATCAAAAATATATTTAACTAAATATCGGATTAAAAAACAAGAAAGCGTTTACCTTAAAACAAAAAGGAAAAACAAGTCTTTAGATGAGATAAATGATTATGGCGGATTAAGGCTTCTTTGTTTATTTGAAGATGATATATTTGATGTCCATAATGATTTTGTTAGAATGCTTCATGCCAAGCATTATGAATTAAAATGTTGTTCTGCTTACAACTGGAATGTAAAATCAATAGATAAATTAAGGGGGGAGATTGATAGATATTTTGACAAAAATAAATATGTTTTTGAAAAAATAAAAAAAACATCAGGATATAAGTCAGTACATTATGTGGTGAAACAAAGTGGACTCGATGCTGAATGGATTGAAGTTCAGCTTAGAACTTTAGTTCAGGATGTTTGGGGTGAACTTGAACACTCAATTTCATATAAAAAAGGCGGGATACACCCGCATATAAAAAAAAGCTTTTCTTTGTTATCAAAAGAGTTGATCAATATTGAGTCTTTACTTAGTTATTTAAAAGAAGTTAATCAAAAAGAGATTGCTGGCGAAGAATATTATAATAAACTTGTTACTCCGAAATACGTTTTTAAGTATGAAAGTCAAATATTGCCGCCATGCTTTGAAATAAATGTTAATTTAAAGGTTTGTTATAAGCAATACTGGGAAATCATTGAATCGTTTGAGACAACATCAATTTCGCATAATTGGATTAATCAAGCAAGAGCAAAATTAACAGAATTTAACAGAAATCTCACAATAGATCAGTTGGATGAAAACCCTGAGCTTGAGTACTGGATAAAAATGGAAAACGCATTTTTATTGTTTTGTGACCTTAAACATGAAGATTCATTAAAGGAATATGAAAAGTTATTAACAAAGTTTGGGAATAGATATTGTGTGCATTTTAGGGCTGGAGAGTTATATTTTATATTAGGTCATATTGAAAAAGCTTTGAGTTCATTTGATAAAGCTGAAGATTTAATTGTTGTAACAGAAGAAATAGATCACGTAAATCATTATAGAATAAAAACAAGGCTTGCTTATTATTATTGGTCTTTAGGAGAAGAATATATTGATATATCTATAACTGAAATCAAGGAAGCTGAAGAGATATTTTCAAAAAACAAACAGCTATTTGATGAAGCGCAGTACGAGCAGCTCGTTAACAACATTTGTTGGTATAAATTAGAGAAATATATTATTGCTGTGAAAAAAGCTGAATCGGAAGAAACAGAAGAAAATATAAGAAATGCTGATTTAGCATTTGAGGATGTATCTTCATCATATGTTGTTATTGATACATTATTGAAAACTAATTATATATCCAGTCATTTATTGGATACGGCAGCATGGTATTGTTATTGGGTATATAAAAAAACAAACGATAGGGCATATTTATCAAAAGCAAGGGACTATGCTTTATCTATTAATGAAAAAGTTAAACTTACATCTTATCCATTTAAAAGCATGAAAACACATATGAATCATATACAGGCAATAATGAGTGCAAAATAA